The following are encoded together in the Coffea eugenioides isolate CCC68of unplaced genomic scaffold, Ceug_1.0 ScVebR1_2783;HRSCAF=3878, whole genome shotgun sequence genome:
- the LOC113757155 gene encoding disease resistance protein At4g27190-like, translated as MAIQDIALSIVGKIAEKCVDPILRQFQYLIFYKSNVQTLSDDIKKLELKETEVQQKVDRAKDNAEEIIPTVVDWLKRVEDVKKDARTISEGMETAKVNCLNIVRLPNLKSCYLLGRRAVKRTSVVEKLLGEGQFDKVGSIAPLGKMRFSESTPSLEEGLVSRMSTKKELMEALKQEKTSLMAICGMGGIGKTTLVKQIADQVKFEKLFDEVAMAIVSQSPDMRNVQDQLAEQLGLKIIEQTDRARAERLCTRLTGRDKRILVILDDIWKVVDFESLGIPVKGECKSLKVILTSRSSDACRDMGAEIFEMHALRKEEAWHLFKEVAEISDDSALSGVAKQVAEECKGLPLAIVVVARALKGNHTLESWDRALRQLKEYTIKELEGDEDLVFSRIKFSYDYLKSAEAKSLLLLCSLFPEDYSIPIECLVRYGKGLELFPNRRRLVDVRDKVDTLIGHLKSSYLLLNDAKKKDSAKLHDVVRDVCLSIASKDEHEFLVSNSRVGEKNSYTAISLISQDSNHDLLPFCKEYPRLRLLRLVFRFRKLNLPKDSFVGMEALGSWN; from the coding sequence ATGGCCATCCAAGATATTGCACTTTCAATTGTGGGAAAAATTGCAGAGAAGTGTGTCGATCCAATTTTGCGTCAATTTCAGTACTTAATTTTCTACAAAAGCAACGTTCAAACTCTGAGTGATGACATCAAAAAACTTGAGCTAAAGGAAACTGAGGTGCAACAAAAGGTAGATCGAGCAAAAGACAATGCTGAAGAAATTATACCAACTGTTGTTGATTGGCTGAAACGAGTTGAGGATGTAAAGAAAGATGCACGTACTATTTCTGAGGGTATGGAGACTGCTAAGGTGAATTGCTTGAATATTGTCAGGCTTCCGAATTTGAAGTCATGCTATTTGCTAGGCCGACGTGCGGTGAAAAGAACGAGTGTTGTTGAAAAACTCTTAGGAGAGGGGCAATTTGATAAAGTTGGAAGCATTGCTCCATTAGGCAAAATGCGTTTTAGTGAATCAACCCCATCCTTAGAGGAAGGCCTAGTTTCTAGGATGTCAACAAAGAAGGAACTGATGGAAGCTTTAAAGCAGGAGAAAACTAGCCTAATGGCGATTTGTGGTATGGGCGGCATAGGCAAGACTACTCTAGTCAAACAAATTGCTGACCAGGTTAAGTTCGAGAAATTGTTTGATGAAGTCGCCATGGCAATCGTGTCTCAAAGTCCAGACATGAGAAATGTCCAAGATCAACTTGCTGAGCAGTTAGGGCTGAAGATAATAGAGCAAACTGATCGTGCCAGAGCTGAAAGATTGTGTACGAGACTAACTGGCCGTGACAAGAGAATTCTTGTTATATTGGATGACATTTGGAAAGTAGTTGATTTTGAGAGTCTAGGAATTCCCGTCAAAGGTGAATGCAAGAGCTTAAAAGTTATACTGACATCTCGATCCTCAGATGCTTGTCGGGACATgggagctgaaatttttgagaTGCATGCCTTGCGTAAAGAAGAAGCATGGCATCTTTTTAAAGAGGTTGCAGAAATTTCTGATGATTCTGCTTTGAGTGGTGTTGCAAAGCAAGTTGCAGAGGAATGCAAAGGTCTACCTCTTGCAATTGTTGTTGTTGCCCGGGCATTAAAGGGCAATCATACTCTAGAATCCTGGGATCGTGCCCTTCGGCAATTAAAAGAGTACACAATTAAAGAACTAGAAGGAGATGAAGATTTAGTGTTTTCAAGAATTAAGTTTAGCTATGACTATTTAAAAAGCGCTGAAGCTAAGTCACTACTTTTGCTTTGCAGTTTGTTTCCAGAGGATTATAGTATTCCAATCGAATGTTTGGTTAGGTATGGTAAAGGGCTAGAATTGTTCCCAAATAGACGGAGGTTAGTAGATGTAAGAGACAAGGTAGACACGCTTATTGGTCACCTAAAAAGCTCCTATTTGTTGCTAAATGATGCTAAAAAAAAAGACTCTGCAAAACTGCACGATGTCGTGCGAGATGTGTGCTTGTCAATTGCATCAAAAGACGAGCATGAGTTCTTAGTGAGCAATTCTAGAGTGGGAGAAAAGAATTCTTACACAGCAATTTCACTAATATCGCAAGATTCCAATCATGATCTACTTCCATTTTGCAAGGAATATCCAAGGCTTAGGCTGTTGCGCTTGGTATTCCGATTTCGGAAATTGAACCTACCAAAAGACTCTTTTGTAGGAATGGAAGCTCTTGGATCATGGAATTAA